From the genome of Haloarcula taiwanensis:
GCTGCTGGAAACCGAACCTCTCTCAGCGAACAGCGGAACCGAAAACAAGGCCCGTGAAACTGACAGGGAAGTATCCCTCGAAACCGAGTGACGGCATCAGGGTCTACTGCCACGTACCACTATCCCTGCGTGTGGCTGTCCGTGAGTGGTCCAGTCAGAGCGCCCGTTCCATCTCCATCTCCACGCGTTCTTTGGCAATCGTCTCGAAGCCGACCGACTCGTACAGCGCCCGGGCGACGTGGTTCGTGTTCGAGACGGAGAGCCAGACGCGGTCGAGCCCGTTCTCCTGTCCGTAGCCAAGGAGGACACGGATGAGCCGCGAGCCGATGCCAGCGTGCTGGTAGTCCGGATGGACGAAAATCGCCAGTTCCGAGGTGTCCTGATACGGGACGAGGACAGCGTGGCCGACGGCGCGACCCTCGTGCCAGACAACGACGTTCAGGCCGTCTCCGACAAGGTTCGGTAGCCAGTCGCGGATGTCCGCTTCCGTCCGGGGTGGGACGCCCTGTGACCGGGAGT
Proteins encoded in this window:
- a CDS encoding GNAT family N-acetyltransferase is translated as MSNAAAADHDFPRPPETFTDHDGRTVTIEAYDGAIDPLVEMYVDFGPDSRSQGVPPRTEADIRDWLPNLVGDGLNVVVWHEGRAVGHAVLVPYQDTSELAIFVHPDYQHAGIGSRLIRVLLGYGQENGLDRVWLSVSNTNHVARALYESVGFETIAKERVEMEMERAL